In a single window of the Oscarella lobularis chromosome 2, ooOscLobu1.1, whole genome shotgun sequence genome:
- the LOC136184129 gene encoding uncharacterized protein isoform X1 — MSAVLLLALCVVVGMNSDIANASCVTESTDACPSLPHVPNGEVQLFCRGQKALYICNKGYVLQGGSEVRRCRSQDREWSGTAPECVPEFCDVKELQGISTLLADDGLAATFTCPKGFAPLGDETRTCDPETRNWTNNLFSGLPCRKLCGPVDPIENGVVLQSSAGDSVIYFCDDGFNLVGSSERRCVNGIWTGAMPSCEDIEAFEAEDLFGVHPVIPLKSGRHNVSSHVFYMASAKELTTITTPSPVPTTGANVSLVNNTIPLTTITTPSPVPTTGANVSPVNNTIPSARARIIPESVIQPAMRSISFYYRIPDGKGNVSVIARLLNLRDNAIVNTSVLHLQASVHSNLTLTPVCIQLLSNLEESFRSRIQLDITVPTGSLFEMRSIETSQTDICKTKSGQCPEISNSTTNRCGLHCRHDGSCPGKMKCCSTSCGVDCLNPINASHVMRRAENDNEDVSFSCMNDTSSGDCGFKNLVCTGGTAWELVHGDPKNPEETNQLPFTSSPGNECSLDVCLGCLFPNSDDDTVVSSEVKRRKRRNMPVTVARSAFCLIPGNRFRRFIWGTMPTERVSSKNTKLEFFVNMLEGGKHHMSVWLRCTSDDSVKIHLGEKRSSFGHRAYHIPHFKNTGIQKVYNISDIKGKIDRQFHTHTDCLEYYVEFQVVAFNTPACVSSIFFKQ, encoded by the exons ATGAGCGCCGTATTACTGCTTGCCCTATGCGTTGTTGTTGGGATGAACAGCGACATCGCCAACGCATCATGCGTAACAGAATCAACAG ATGCGTGTCCCAGTCTTCCACATGTCCCAAACGGGGAAGTTCAACTTTTTTGCAGAGGCCAAAAGGCCCTTTATATATGTAACAAGGGCTATGTTCTTCAAGGCGGCAGTGAAGTTCGACGGTGCCGATCGCAAGACCGTGAGTGGAGTGGAACGGCTCCTGAATGCGTCCCTGAAT TCTGCGACGTGAAGGAACTTCAAGGAATTTCGACCCTCTTAGCAGATGACGGCTTGGCGGCGACGTTCACTTGCCCCAAAGGTTTTGCTCCCCTAGGAGACGAGACTCGAACGTGTGATCCTGAAACCAGAAACTGGACAAACAATCTCTTCTCGGGTTTGCCTTGTCGAAAAC TATGCGGTCCCGTCGATCCTATTGAGAATGGAGTCGTCCTTCAATCGAGCGCTGGCGACTCCGTCATCTACTTCTGCGATGACGGATTCAACCTCGTCGGCTCGAGCGAACGTCGATGCGTCAATGGAATATGGACCGGAGCAATGCCTTCGTGCGAGGATATCGAAGCTTTCGAAGCTG AAGATCTATTCGGAGTGCATCCTGTCATTCCTCTGAAAAGCGGAAGACATAATGTAAGCAGCCACGTTTTCTACATGGCATCGGCGAAGGAACTGACAACAATTACTACACCGAGTCCGGTGCCGACTACTGGAGCCAACGTGTCGCTAGTAAATAACACAATCCCACTGACAACAATTACTACACCGAGTCCAGTGCCGACTACTGGAGCCAACGTGTCGCCAGTAAATAACACAATCCCATCAGCCCGAGCACGGATTATTCCAGAATCCGTGATCCAACCGGCTATGCGATCTATCTCTTTCTACTATCGCATACCTGacggaaaaggaaacgtCTCGGTCATAGCACGGCTTCTAAACCTACGCGATAATGCTATTGTGAACACAAGTGTACTGCATTTACAAGCTTCTGTCCACTCAAATCTTACCTTGACGCCAGTCTGCATTCAATTGTTGTCCAATCTAGAGGAGTCTTTCAGGAGTAGAATTCAGTTGGACATTACTGTACCTACTGGAAGTTTATTCGAAATGAGATCAATTGAAACGAGTCAGACTGATATTTGCAAAA CAAAAAGTGGCCAATGTCCGGAGATTTCCAACTCAACAACGAACCGTTGTGGACTCCATTGTCGACACGACGGATCTTGTCCTGGCAAAATGAAATGCTGCAGCACGTCGTGTGGAGTCGATTGCCTCAACCCAATCAACGCAA GTCACGTAATGCGCCGTGCCGAGAACGACAACGAGGACGTTTCGTTCAGTTGTATGAACGACACGTCGTCCGGAGACTGCGGATTCAAAAACTTGGTGTGCACTGGAGGAACGGCGTGGGAGCTAGTCCACGGAGATCCGAAGAATCCCGAGGAAACAAATCAATTGCCATTTACTTCCTCACCTGGCAATGAATGTTCTTTGGACGTGTGTCTAGGCTGCCTCTTTCCCAACTCAGACGACGACACAGTCGTTTCGTCGGAggtaaagagaagaaagcgacgaaatatGCCAGTAACAG TCGCTAGATCAGCTTTCTGCTTGATTCCCGGGAACAGGTTTCGTCGTTTTATTTGGGGAACGATGCCCACAGAGCGTGTCAGCAGCAAAAACACGAAGCTGGAGTTTTTTGTGAATATGTTGGAAGGCGGTAAACATCACATGAGTGTGTGGCTTCGCTGCACATCCGACGACAGTGTCAAGATTCACCTTGGCGAGAAGAGATCCTCCTTTGGACATCGCGCTTACCACATCCCGCACTTCAAAAATACCGGCATTCAAAAGGTTTATAACATAAGCGATATCAAGGGTAAGATTGACAGACAGTTTCACACTCACACTGACTGTCTTGAATACTACGTTGAATTTCAAGTCGTTGCTTTCAATACACCTGCTTGcgtttcttccattttcttcaagcAATAA
- the LOC136184131 gene encoding uncharacterized protein: MLTFFSLVAATLCVSASDSTVELTTFNAGVLAGVPLWRERMPFLLSELPNSTADVLCLQEFWLETDQLAVVNATSDAFPYHVRLETHPSATPPCDATPLQAGLVCVQTRCPSNDSVDQILCALLEENCRSELRAMGQRCLNCLVLGSPNTGLLNDPLSCAVDTGVSYSTTNGLLLLSKIPLSNTVADGYNIATGEIDIYARGYLSAEVENLGTVVCTHLPTPNADRLDAPYFGPVEFNSIEEQQNAYIQQLMNRYSSKSPLFLMGDFNHGPAIGDTVAAEFPQVYQNVLDQGFVSPAETRVGLCTSCLDNSLKSTGSANVFIDHVYVQSQHASNVVDAKRLYEAVLPIGVPLSDHYGISVTYGIPVAEDPIEEWKTAFTAWKDAFREWQKNEEEC; the protein is encoded by the exons AtgttgactttcttttcgctcgtcgccgccaccCTTTGCGTGTCAGCCAGTGACTCCACTGTGGAACTGACAACGTTTAACGCAGGCGTCCTTGCAGGTGTTCCCCTGTGGCGAGAGCGCATGCCCTTCCTTCTTTCAGAA TTGCCAAATTCGACGGCGGACGTTCTTTGTCTTCAAGAATTCTGGCTCGAAACTGATCAGCTGGCCGTGGTGAACGCGACGTCCGACGCGTTTCCGTATCACGTGCGCCTGGAAACGCATCCGAGCGCGACGCCGCCTTGCGACGCGACCCCCCTGCAGGCGGGTCTCGTCTGCGTGCAGACGCGATGCCCGTCGAACGATTCAGTCGACCAGATACTTTGCGCCCTACTGGAAGAGAATTGTCGCAGCGAGCTTCGAGCTATGGGACAGAGATGCCTGAACTGTCTCGTCCTCGGCAGTCCCAATACGG GACTCCTCAACGATCCTCTTAGCTGCGCCGTCGATACCGGCGTTTCGTACTCGACCACGAATGGTCTTCTGTTGTTGAGCAAAATTCCTTTGAGCAATACCGTGGCTGATGGGTACAATATTGCAACGGGCGAAATAGATATCTACGCTCGCGGATATCTATCAGCGGAA GTAGAGAATCTTGGAACCGTCGTTTGTACGCATTTGCCTACACCAAATGCGGACCGACTAGACGCACCATACT TTGGTCCCGTTGAATTCAACAGCATTGAAGAACAGCAAAATGCTTACATACAACAGCTAATGAATCGATATTCATCCAAGTCACCGTTGTTTCTTATGGGAGACTTTAACCACGGTCCTGCCATAGGCGATACGGTGGCTGCTGAGTTTCCTCAAGTCTATCAAAACGTTCTGGATCAAGGATTTGTTTCTCCGGCTGAAACAAGAGTGGGACTGTGCACCAGTTGCCTAGACAACAGCCTCAAAAGTACCGGGTCAGCTAACGTTTTTATCGATCACGTCTATGTCCAATCACAACATGCATCGAACGTGGTGGACGCAAAG AGGCTTTATGAAGCCGTACTGCCTATTGGGGTGCCTCTCTCTGATCACTACGGAATCTCAGTAACCTATGGGATTCCAG TGGCTGAGGACCCTATTGAAGAATGGAAAACCGCTTTTACAGCTTGGAAAGACGCTTTTAGAGAGTGGCAGAAGAATGAGGAAGAATGCTAA
- the LOC136184129 gene encoding uncharacterized protein isoform X2, with translation MSAVLLLALCVVVGMNSDIANASCVTESTDACPSLPHVPNGEVQLFCRGQKALYICNKGYVLQGGSEVRRCRSQDREWSGTAPECVPEFCDVKELQGISTLLADDGLAATFTCPKGFAPLGDETRTCDPETRNWTNNLFSGLPCRKLCGPVDPIENGVVLQSSAGDSVIYFCDDGFNLVGSSERRCVNGIWTGAMPSCEDIEAFEADLFGVHPVIPLKSGRHNVSSHVFYMASAKELTTITTPSPVPTTGANVSLVNNTIPLTTITTPSPVPTTGANVSPVNNTIPSARARIIPESVIQPAMRSISFYYRIPDGKGNVSVIARLLNLRDNAIVNTSVLHLQASVHSNLTLTPVCIQLLSNLEESFRSRIQLDITVPTGSLFEMRSIETSQTDICKTKSGQCPEISNSTTNRCGLHCRHDGSCPGKMKCCSTSCGVDCLNPINASHVMRRAENDNEDVSFSCMNDTSSGDCGFKNLVCTGGTAWELVHGDPKNPEETNQLPFTSSPGNECSLDVCLGCLFPNSDDDTVVSSEVKRRKRRNMPVTVARSAFCLIPGNRFRRFIWGTMPTERVSSKNTKLEFFVNMLEGGKHHMSVWLRCTSDDSVKIHLGEKRSSFGHRAYHIPHFKNTGIQKVYNISDIKGKIDRQFHTHTDCLEYYVEFQVVAFNTPACVSSIFFKQ, from the exons ATGAGCGCCGTATTACTGCTTGCCCTATGCGTTGTTGTTGGGATGAACAGCGACATCGCCAACGCATCATGCGTAACAGAATCAACAG ATGCGTGTCCCAGTCTTCCACATGTCCCAAACGGGGAAGTTCAACTTTTTTGCAGAGGCCAAAAGGCCCTTTATATATGTAACAAGGGCTATGTTCTTCAAGGCGGCAGTGAAGTTCGACGGTGCCGATCGCAAGACCGTGAGTGGAGTGGAACGGCTCCTGAATGCGTCCCTGAAT TCTGCGACGTGAAGGAACTTCAAGGAATTTCGACCCTCTTAGCAGATGACGGCTTGGCGGCGACGTTCACTTGCCCCAAAGGTTTTGCTCCCCTAGGAGACGAGACTCGAACGTGTGATCCTGAAACCAGAAACTGGACAAACAATCTCTTCTCGGGTTTGCCTTGTCGAAAAC TATGCGGTCCCGTCGATCCTATTGAGAATGGAGTCGTCCTTCAATCGAGCGCTGGCGACTCCGTCATCTACTTCTGCGATGACGGATTCAACCTCGTCGGCTCGAGCGAACGTCGATGCGTCAATGGAATATGGACCGGAGCAATGCCTTCGTGCGAGGATATCGAAGCTTTCGAAGCTG ATCTATTCGGAGTGCATCCTGTCATTCCTCTGAAAAGCGGAAGACATAATGTAAGCAGCCACGTTTTCTACATGGCATCGGCGAAGGAACTGACAACAATTACTACACCGAGTCCGGTGCCGACTACTGGAGCCAACGTGTCGCTAGTAAATAACACAATCCCACTGACAACAATTACTACACCGAGTCCAGTGCCGACTACTGGAGCCAACGTGTCGCCAGTAAATAACACAATCCCATCAGCCCGAGCACGGATTATTCCAGAATCCGTGATCCAACCGGCTATGCGATCTATCTCTTTCTACTATCGCATACCTGacggaaaaggaaacgtCTCGGTCATAGCACGGCTTCTAAACCTACGCGATAATGCTATTGTGAACACAAGTGTACTGCATTTACAAGCTTCTGTCCACTCAAATCTTACCTTGACGCCAGTCTGCATTCAATTGTTGTCCAATCTAGAGGAGTCTTTCAGGAGTAGAATTCAGTTGGACATTACTGTACCTACTGGAAGTTTATTCGAAATGAGATCAATTGAAACGAGTCAGACTGATATTTGCAAAA CAAAAAGTGGCCAATGTCCGGAGATTTCCAACTCAACAACGAACCGTTGTGGACTCCATTGTCGACACGACGGATCTTGTCCTGGCAAAATGAAATGCTGCAGCACGTCGTGTGGAGTCGATTGCCTCAACCCAATCAACGCAA GTCACGTAATGCGCCGTGCCGAGAACGACAACGAGGACGTTTCGTTCAGTTGTATGAACGACACGTCGTCCGGAGACTGCGGATTCAAAAACTTGGTGTGCACTGGAGGAACGGCGTGGGAGCTAGTCCACGGAGATCCGAAGAATCCCGAGGAAACAAATCAATTGCCATTTACTTCCTCACCTGGCAATGAATGTTCTTTGGACGTGTGTCTAGGCTGCCTCTTTCCCAACTCAGACGACGACACAGTCGTTTCGTCGGAggtaaagagaagaaagcgacgaaatatGCCAGTAACAG TCGCTAGATCAGCTTTCTGCTTGATTCCCGGGAACAGGTTTCGTCGTTTTATTTGGGGAACGATGCCCACAGAGCGTGTCAGCAGCAAAAACACGAAGCTGGAGTTTTTTGTGAATATGTTGGAAGGCGGTAAACATCACATGAGTGTGTGGCTTCGCTGCACATCCGACGACAGTGTCAAGATTCACCTTGGCGAGAAGAGATCCTCCTTTGGACATCGCGCTTACCACATCCCGCACTTCAAAAATACCGGCATTCAAAAGGTTTATAACATAAGCGATATCAAGGGTAAGATTGACAGACAGTTTCACACTCACACTGACTGTCTTGAATACTACGTTGAATTTCAAGTCGTTGCTTTCAATACACCTGCTTGcgtttcttccattttcttcaagcAATAA